From Choloepus didactylus isolate mChoDid1 chromosome 19, mChoDid1.pri, whole genome shotgun sequence, one genomic window encodes:
- the PPP1R3D gene encoding protein phosphatase 1 regulatory subunit 3D, with the protein MSRDRGSAVLPSTFGFRKPAPRSLSCLSDLDGGPTLEPRPCRPPGTPGRAPLPPAPSGCDPRLRPIILRRAHSLPSSPERRQKAAGAPGAGCRPGCSRQLRVRFADALGLELAQVKVFNAGDDPSVPLHVLSRLAINADLCCSSQDLEFNLQCLVPDFPPPVEAADFGERLERQLVCLERVTCSDLGISGTVRVRNVAFEKQVVVRYTFSGWRSAHEAVARWRGPAGAAGAEDLFAFGFPVPPFLLELGSRVHFALRYRVAGAEHWDNNDGRDYSLTCRSHALRMPRGECEESWIHFI; encoded by the coding sequence ATGTCTAGAGACCGGGGTTCCGCGGTCCTGCCCTCCACCTTCGGCTTCCGGAAGCCGGCCCCCCGGAGCCTCAGTTGCCTCTCGGACCTAGACGGCGGCCCCACCCTGGAACCGCGGCCCTGCAGGCCCCCCGGGACCCCAGGCCGCGCGCCCCTGCCCCCGGCGCCGTCGGGCTGCGACCCCCGCCTGCGGCCCATCATCCTGCGGCGGGCACACTCGCTGCCCAGCTCGCCCGAGCGCCGCCAGAAGGCCGCGGGCGCGCCGGGGGCCGGGTGCCGGCCCGGGTGCAGCCGGCAGCTCCGTGTGCGCTTCGCCGACGCGCTGGGCCTGGAGCTGGCGCAAGTCAAGGTGTTCAACGCGGGCGATGACCCGTCGGTGCCACTGCACGTGCTGTCGCGGCTCGCCATCAACGCGGACCTGTGCTGCAGCAGCCAGGATCTGGAGTTCAACCTGCAGTGCCTGGTGCCCGATTTCCCACCACCCGTCGAGGCCGCCGACTTCGGCGAGCGGCTGGAGCGGCAGCTCGTGTGCCTGGAGCGGGTCACCTGCTCGGACCTGGGCATCAGCGGCACGGTGCGCGTGCGCAACGTGGCCTTCGAGAAGCAGGTGGTGGTGCGCTACACCTTCTCCGGCTGGCGCAGCGCCCACGAGGCGGTGGCGCGCTGGCGGGGGCCGGCGGGCGCGGCGGGCGCCGAGGACCTCTTCGCCTTCGGCTTCCCGGTGCCACCGTTCCTGCTAGAGCTCGGCTCGCGCGTGCACTTCGCGCTGCGCTACCGCGTGGCCGGCGCCGAACATTGGGACAACAACGACGGCCGCGACTACAGCCTCACGTGCCGCAGCCACGCGCTGCGCATGCCGCGAGGGGAGTGCGAGGAGAGCTGGATCCATTTCATCTGA
- the FAM217B gene encoding protein FAM217B, whose translation MSAGPSWNKVQRLKTTSGKRQSKSQVPLISSQLKSKLVFQQTEDKLKESICPEGKLERSSFGSRCQGASGNNLFLNFQSVKIIKEDADEDSASDLSDSERIPILPSPLTPPDLNLRAEEIDPVYFDLHPDQGHAHPEYYYPDFLPLPFNSWDLREMALLLNSENKSEAMPQTGGLLGKYLDRLIQLEWLQAQTIRSEKGKGAKARPPTAPATFWALKSPGKSKLIATALSKPLSHQEGASRSAPSRKKDSHHDEAHPSYYTFQTSPRPVDVLGSCRLCSQKQPLEIKTEEKKKKSNKSTKLQGVDFACSDSSSKIQTNGNLRIPKQSVAILDTVDSCKTSKTQAHANLKKKGNINNCGHSNIAGEKKLKTNGVKQNTCKFK comes from the coding sequence ATGAGTGCCGGGCCGTCTTGGAATAAAGTGCAACGTTTAAAGACTACTTCAGGAAAAAGGCAAAGCAAATCTCAAGTTCCCCTCATTTCTTCCCAGCTGAAAAGCAAGCTTGTATTCCAACAGACTGAGGATAAGCTTAAAGAAAGCATTTGCCCGGAAGGAAAACTTGAAAGGAGTTCCTTTGGATCCAGGTGTCAAGGGGCCTCAGGGAACAACTTGTTTCTTAACTTTCAGTCAGTGAAAATTATTAAAGAGGATGCTGATGAGGACAGTGCAAGTGATCTGTCTGATTCAGAAAGAATTCCCATTCTTCCTTCTCCCCTCACACCTCCAGATCTTAATCTGAGAGCCGAAGAAATTGATCCGGTTTATTTCGATCTTCACCCAGATCAGGGCCATGCACACCCTGAATACTATTACCCTGATTTCCTTCCACTCCCTTTTAACTCCTGGGACCTCCGGGAGATGGCCCTGCTCCTGAACTCAGAGAACAAATCCGAAGCCATGCCACAAACAGGAGGACTTCTTGGGAAGTACCTTGATAGGCTTATTCAGCTCGAGTGGCTGCAGGCACAGACCATACGAAGTGAAAAAGGAAAGGGAGCCAAAGCCAGACCCCCGACAGCCCCTGCAACCTTCTGGGCTCTGAAAAGCCCTGGGAAAAGTAAGCTAATTGCTACTGCTCTGTCCAAGCCTCTGTCTCACCAGGAAGGGGCTTCCAGGTCAGCGCCTTCACGAAAGAAAGACTCTCACCATGACGAAGCCCATCCATCGTATTACACATTCCAGACTTCCCCTAGACCTGTCGATGTGCTGGGTAGTTGCAGGTTATGTTCTCAGAAGCAACCCCTAGAAATTaagactgaggaaaagaaaaagaaatcaaataagagtACCAAGCTGCAAGGTGTGGATTTTGCCTGCAGTGACAGCAGTTCGAAGATTCAGACCAATGGTAACCTTCGAATTCCCAAACAGTCAGTGGCTATTCTTGACACAGTGGACTCTTGTAAGACCTCCAAAACACAAGCACATGCAAATCTTAAGAAAAAGGGCAATATAAATAACTGTGGACATTCCAATATAGCTGGTGAGAAAAAACTCAAAACAAATGGAGTAAAGCAAAACACTTGTAAATTCAAATGA